The following are encoded in a window of Manihot esculenta cultivar AM560-2 chromosome 8, M.esculenta_v8, whole genome shotgun sequence genomic DNA:
- the LOC110621333 gene encoding secoisolariciresinol dehydrogenase, which yields MSSIDSTTSITRRLEGKVALITGGASGIGEATARLFVHHGAKVLIADIQDELGLSLCQEFSSQETISYVHCDVTSDTDVKNAVDTAISKYGKLDIMFNNAGIGGIAESGISTSSNENFKKVFDVNVFGAFLGAKHAARVMIPAKKGCIIFTSSGASVCAMEVASNAYAASKHAVVGLAKNLCVELGQYGIRVNCISPFGVATPLFLRNMTLGKKEAEELISSAGNLKGVVLEVEDIAEAALYFASEESKYVSGINLVVDGGYSLTNPTFANALKSLFS from the exons ATGAGTTCCATCGATTCAACAACTTCCATCACCAGAAG GTTAGAAGGCAAGGTAGCCTTGATAACCGGCGGCGCAAGTGGAATAGGAGAGGCCACCGCCAGGCTATTTGTCCACCATGGAGCAAAGGTACTCATCGCCGATATCCAAGATGAGCTTGGTCTCTCCCTCTGCCAAGAATTCAGCTCCCAAGAAACCATCTCTTACGTCCACTGCGATGTAACAAGCGACACAGATGTCAAAAACGCTGTCGATACAGCTATCTCCAAGTATGGAAAGCTCGATATAATGTTCAACAACGCCGGAATCGGAGGCATAGCAGAATCGGGAATATCAACTTCTAGTAATGAAAACTTTAAAAAAGTGTTTGATGTGAATGTGTTCGGTGCCTTCTTGGGTGCCAAGCATGCAGCAAGAGTGATGATCCCTGCTAAGAAAGGCTGCATAATCTTTACTTCTAGTGGGGCTTCAGTATGCGCCATGGAGGTTGCTTCAAATGCATATGCAGCTTCGAAACATGCAGTGGTGGGGCTAGCCAAGAACTTATGCGTGGAGTTGGGGCAATATGGGATAAGGGTTAACTGCATTTCGCCATTTGGTGTCGCCACCCCATTGTTTCTAAGAAATATGACGTTGGGGAAGAAGGAGGCTGAAGAGTTAATTTCATCTGCAGGGAATTTGAAAGGGGTGGTTTTGGAAGTAGAGGATATAGCAGAGGCAGCTTTGTATTTTGCAAGTGAGGAATCAAAGTATGTTAGTGGGATCAACTTGGTCGTTGATGGTGGCTATAGTTTGACCAATCCCACCTTTGCAAATGCATTGAAAAGTCTATTTTCctaa
- the LOC110620376 gene encoding secoisolariciresinol dehydrogenase isoform X1, producing MSSSISAKSTPRRLEGKVALITGGASGIGECTARLFVQHGAKVLIADVQDNLGKSLCQEFGSQEDIISYVHCDVTSDSDVQNAVDTAVSRYGKLDIMFNNAGIEGDAEPTILACSEENFKRVFDVNTFGAFLGAKHAARVMIPAKKGCILFTSSLASVCCIASHAYTASKHAVVGLAKNLCVELGQYGIRVNIISPYAVASPMLERGLKMEKKEAEEFISSTANLKGVVLEPEDIAHAALYLGSDESKYVSGINFVVDGGYSLTNPSFGMAMKSLFASDK from the exons atgagTTCCAGTATTTCAGCAAAATCTACCCCCAGGAG GCTAGAAGGCAAGGTAGCATTGATAACTGGTGGCGCAAGTGGAATAGGTGAGTGCACCGCCAGGCTATTCGTCCAACATGGAGCAAAGGTACTCATTGCGGATGTTCAAGATAATCTAGGGAAGTCACTCTGTCAAGAATTTGGCTCCCAAGAAGACATCATCTCTTATGTCCACTGCGATGTAACTTCTGACTCTGATGTCCAAAACGCTGTGGATACCGCCGTTTCCAGGTATGGAAAACTTGATATAATGTTCAATAATGCTGGAATTGAGGGTGACGCAGAACCAACAATCTTGGCTTGTAGTGAAGAAAATTTTAAGAGAGTATTTGATGTCAATACGTTTGGTGCCTTCTTGGGTGCTAAGCATGCAGCCAGAGTGATGATCCCAGCCAAGAAAGGCTGCATACTGTTCACTTCAAGTCTAGCTTCAGTATGTTGCATAGCTTCACATGCCTACACAGCATCAAAACATGCAGTTGTAGGGCTAGCCAAGAACCTGTGCGTGGAATTAGGACAATATGGGATAAGGGTTAATATTATTTCCCCTTATGCTGTTGCAAGCCCGATGTTAGAAAGAGGTttgaagatggagaagaaggagGCTGAAGAGTTTATTTCATCAACTGCGAATTTGAAAGGAGTAGTGTTAGAACCAGAAGATATTGCACATGCAGCCTTGTACCTAGGGAGTGACGAGTCCAAGTATGTGAGTGGTATCAACTTTGTGGTTGATGGAGGCTATAGTCTCACCAACCCCTCCTTTGGAATGGCAATGAAAAGCCTATTTGCTTCAGATAAGTAG
- the LOC110620013 gene encoding uncharacterized protein LOC110620013, with product MSRPWVLVFLLLLIVFTSQFEWKQQFGNEIEATPTISRKDQINSKREEAVKEKIILSQEKNIQKLNELVQSLREQLLQCRSENIVANGTAIPLTEHLNELEQQAILD from the exons ATGTCGAGACCGTGGGTACTGGTTTTTCTTCTCTTGTTGATTGTATTTACCTCGCAGTTTGAGTGGAAGCAGCAATTTGGGAATGAGATTGAAGCGACTCCAACCATTTCCCGGAAGGATCAAATTAATTCGAAAAGGGAGGAAGCTGTCAAAGAAAAG ATCATCCTGTCTCAAGAAAAGAATATTCAGAAACTTAATGAGCTAGTCCAGAGTCTTCGAGAACAATTGCTACAATGTAGAAGTGAAAACATTGTTGCAAATGGCACAGCAATCCCTTTGACTGAACATTTAAATGAGCTTGAGCAGCAAGCAATATTGGACTAG
- the LOC110621633 gene encoding MTOR-associated protein MEAK7: protein MGNAQSPPANPRFASAIRAFTPHELDDLKQFFVSLAAQSQSKGDYVSSSVFQAYFGLNGPSGERLFDLVTQKRKDDKLTFEDLVIAKSIYEKGTKDEIEEFIYQLLDITDDGILGRSDLESVLIAILKSVFLPKVNGDGSSSCQDVADVFLKAATFSKDVQGASEKSMTFEDFRCWCGLLPSVRKFLGSLLIPSDAGRPGSQVPQLLHGENIDPNMILLRKEYAWHIGGALSHQELEEWKLLYHSAVNGLSFNTFLGSVSNGEGPTVLIVKDKEDCIYGGYASQPWDRHGDFYGDMKSFLFQLYPKASIFKPTGANSNIQWCAANFSSENIPNGIGFGGRVNHFGLFLSASFDVGHSFTCTTFGSPSLSKNNRILPEVIECWGIVQKGVQQEKQDAMKGTVLERFKEDRHMLNMVGLANSSE, encoded by the exons ATGGGCAACGCTCAGTCGCCTCCGGCGAATCCTCGCTTCGCTTCCGCCATCAG AGCTTTTACTCCACACGAACTCGATGACCTCAAACAATTCTTTGTTTCCTTGGCTGCTCAATCTCAGAGCAAAGGTGACTACGTTTCCTCTTCCGTTTTTCAG GCATATTTTGGATTGAACGGTCCGTCAGGAGAGAGATTGTTCGATTTAGTTACCCAGAAGCGAAAAGATGACAAACTCACCTTCGAGGACCTTGTGATTGCTAAG AGCATATATGAGAAAGGAACGAAAGATGAGATTGAGGAGTTTATTTATCAATTACTGGATATAACAGATGATGGGATTTTAGGAAG GTCTGATCTAGAATCTGTTCTAATTGCAATTTTGAAGAGTGTATTTTTGCCAAAAGTTAATGGAGATGGATCAAGCTCATGTCAGGATGTTGCTGATGTATTTCTTAAAGCTGCCACGTTTTCAAAGGATGTTCAAGGAGCTTCCGAAAAGAGTATGACTTTTGAGGATTTCAGATGTTGGTGTGGCCTTCTCCCTTCAGTCAGGAAGTTCCTTGGGAGCTTGTTGATTCCATCAGATGCAG GGAGGCCTGGTTCTCAAGTTCCTCAGTTGTTGCACGGGGAAAATATTGATCCTAACATGATACTGTTAAGGAAAGAGTACGCTTGGCATATAGGAGGAGCCCTTTCTCACCAAGAGCTGGAGGAATGGAAACTCTTGTACCATAGTGCTGTTAATGGCCTAAGTTTCAACACGTTCTTGGGCAGTGTCTC AAATGGTGAAGGGCCAACAGTTCTGATTGTTAAGGATAAAGAAGACTGCATATATGGAGGTTATGCTTCTCAGCCTTGGGACAGGCATGGCGATTTCTACGGAGATATGAAGTCTTTTCTCTTTCAGCTATATCCTAAGGCTTCAATTTTCAAGCCCACTGGAGCAAACAGCAATATACAATGG TGTGCTGCGAATTTTAGTTCAGAAAACATACCAAACGGCATCGGTTTTGGAGGCCGAGTAAATCATTTTGGTCTTTTCCTCTCAGCAAGCTTTGATGTAGGGCATTCCTTCACTTGCACCACATTTGGTAGCCCTTCGCTCTCCAAGAACAATAGAATACTGCCAGAAGTTATAGAATGCTGGGGAATTGTTCAAAAAGGAGTACAGCAAGAAAAGCAGGATGCTATGAAAGGTACAGTGCTGGAGAGATTCAAGGAGGATCGCCACATGCTCAACATGGTTGGGCTTGCAAATTCGAGCGAATAA
- the LOC110620288 gene encoding 40S ribosomal protein S17-4, translating to MGRVRTKTVKKSSRQVIERYYSRMTLDFHTNKKILEEVAIIPSKRLRNKIAGFSTHLMKRIQKGPVRGISLKLQEEERERRMDFVPEVSAIKTDQIEVDKETIDMLSALGMGDIPGIVQVDPVAVPVTQFGFGRGGGAGRPGGRF from the coding sequence ATGGGTCGCGTCCGTACCAAGACCGTGAAGAAATCCTCTCGTCAAGTGATAGAGCGCTATTACTCTCGCATGACACTCGACTTCCACACCAACAAGAAGATTCTTGAAGAGGTTGCTATCATCCCTTCAAAGCGCCTCCGCAATAAGATTGCTGGGTTCTCTACCCATCTCATGAAGCGGATCCAGAAGGGTCCTGTTCGCGGGATCTCGCTCAAGCTTCAGGAGGAAGAGCGCGAGCGCCGCATGGACTTTGTTCCTGAGGTCTCCGCCATCAAGACTGACCAGATTGAGGTCGATAAGGAAACTATTGATATGCTTTCTGCCCTGGGTATGGGCGATATTCCTGGGATTGTTCAGGTCGACCCGGTTGCTGTGCCCGTGACCCAGTTCGGATTTGGTAGAGGGGGCGGTGCTGGTAGACCAGGGggaaggttttaa
- the LOC110620376 gene encoding secoisolariciresinol dehydrogenase isoform X2: protein MSSSISAKSTPRRLEGKVALITGGASGIGECTARLFVQHGAKVLIADVQDNLGKSLCQEFGSQEDIISYVHCDVTSDSDVQNAVDTAVSSEENFKRVFDVNTFGAFLGAKHAARVMIPAKKGCILFTSSLASVCCIASHAYTASKHAVVGLAKNLCVELGQYGIRVNIISPYAVASPMLERGLKMEKKEAEEFISSTANLKGVVLEPEDIAHAALYLGSDESKYVSGINFVVDGGYSLTNPSFGMAMKSLFASDK, encoded by the exons atgagTTCCAGTATTTCAGCAAAATCTACCCCCAGGAG GCTAGAAGGCAAGGTAGCATTGATAACTGGTGGCGCAAGTGGAATAGGTGAGTGCACCGCCAGGCTATTCGTCCAACATGGAGCAAAGGTACTCATTGCGGATGTTCAAGATAATCTAGGGAAGTCACTCTGTCAAGAATTTGGCTCCCAAGAAGACATCATCTCTTATGTCCACTGCGATGTAACTTCTGACTCTGATGTCCAAAACGCTGTGGATACCGCCGTTTCCAG TGAAGAAAATTTTAAGAGAGTATTTGATGTCAATACGTTTGGTGCCTTCTTGGGTGCTAAGCATGCAGCCAGAGTGATGATCCCAGCCAAGAAAGGCTGCATACTGTTCACTTCAAGTCTAGCTTCAGTATGTTGCATAGCTTCACATGCCTACACAGCATCAAAACATGCAGTTGTAGGGCTAGCCAAGAACCTGTGCGTGGAATTAGGACAATATGGGATAAGGGTTAATATTATTTCCCCTTATGCTGTTGCAAGCCCGATGTTAGAAAGAGGTttgaagatggagaagaaggagGCTGAAGAGTTTATTTCATCAACTGCGAATTTGAAAGGAGTAGTGTTAGAACCAGAAGATATTGCACATGCAGCCTTGTACCTAGGGAGTGACGAGTCCAAGTATGTGAGTGGTATCAACTTTGTGGTTGATGGAGGCTATAGTCTCACCAACCCCTCCTTTGGAATGGCAATGAAAAGCCTATTTGCTTCAGATAAGTAG
- the LOC110620465 gene encoding secoisolariciresinol dehydrogenase produces the protein MASIPPATSTPRRLEGKVALITGGASGIGECTARIFVQHGAKVVIADVQDELGHNLCQEFGSDEIISYVHCDVTSDSDVKNAVDTAVSKYGKLDIMFNNAGVSGSPGANILGSDNEEFKKVFDVNVYGPFLGAKHAARVMIPAKKGCILFTSSAVSVCCGESSHAYAASKHAVVGLAKNLCVELGQYGIRVNSISPFTVVTPMMKNLLGIQNKREAEEFISSIGNLKTVILEPEDIANAALYLASDESKYVSGMNLVVDGGYHVTNPSFAIAMRNLYS, from the exons ATGGCTTCCATTCCTCCTGCAACTTCCACCCCCAGGAG GCTTGAAGGAAAGGTGGCACTGATAACTGGTGGAGCTAGTGGCATTGGCGAGTGCACCGCCAGGATATTTGTCCAACATGGTGCTAAAGTTGTAATAGCAGATGTCCAAGATGAGCTCGGCCACAATCTTTGCCAAGAATTTGGATCCGATGAAATCATCTCTTATGTTCACTGCGATGTGACTAGCGACTCTGACGTAAAAAACGCTGTGGATACTGCCGTCTCTAAGTATGGAAAACTAGACATCATGTTCAACAACGCTGGAGTTTCAGGCAGCCCTGGAGCAAACATCCTGGGATCTGACAACGAAGAATTCAAGAAGGTGTTTGATGTGAACGTCTACGGTCCATTCTTGGGAGCCAAGCACGCTGCAAGGGTGATGATCCCAGCCAAAAAAGGTTGCATACTTTTCACTTCAAGCGCAGTTTCTGTTTGCTGCGGTGAATCTTCGCACGCATATGCAGCATCGAAGCACGCAGTGGTGGGGCTTGCCAAGAACTTGTGTGTGGAGTTGGGGCAATACGGAATAAGAGTTAACAGTATCTCTCCATTTACTGTTGTGACTCCAATGATGAAGAATCTCTTGGGGATACAGAACAAGAGAGAGGCGGAGGAATTTATTTCATCGATTGGGAACTTGAAAACAGTGATATTGGAACCAGAAGACATTGCAAATGCAGCTCTGTATTTAGCAAGTGATGAGTCTAAGTATGTGAGTGGGATGAATTTGGTGGTTGATGGAGGCTATCACGTCACCAATCCATCGTTTGCAATTGCTATGAGAAACTTATACTCTTGA